A section of the Clostridium sp. TW13 genome encodes:
- a CDS encoding peptidoglycan-binding protein: METSTIFTLTNEISNFINVAKQELATGFTEHNGDNMTKYGAWYGLNGQPWCAMFVSWCANQAGILGTVVPKYAYCPYGVNAYENWGRYRRRTSGYEPEQGDVIFFQQDGVACHTGIVIQYNSSSKIVTTIEGNSRDAIRSNTYNLTDSYILGYGIWSGSNTNPSPSPTPDPNPVTLLRLGSQGEAVRNLQTILISKGYNCGASGADGDFGQATYNAVIRFQADHGLEQDGIVGPKTWNALNNTTAGGTPVLRKGSTGADVVKLQKALIARGYSCGASGADGDFGQGTYNAVIKFQADHGLDQDGIVGPQTWNALSNTSGDGSTLLRKGDRGDGVVALQKALIAKGYSCGTSGADGIFGDGTYNAVIRFQANNGLDQDGIVGPATWRALNN; this comes from the coding sequence ATGGAAACTTCAACAATTTTTACTTTAACAAATGAAATTAGTAACTTTATAAATGTTGCTAAACAAGAACTTGCAACAGGCTTTACTGAGCATAACGGAGATAATATGACTAAATATGGTGCATGGTATGGTCTAAATGGGCAACCATGGTGTGCTATGTTTGTGTCATGGTGTGCAAATCAAGCTGGAATATTAGGCACTGTAGTACCTAAATATGCTTATTGCCCTTATGGGGTAAATGCCTATGAAAACTGGGGAAGATACAGAAGAAGAACATCTGGATATGAACCTGAACAAGGAGATGTTATATTTTTTCAACAAGACGGAGTGGCTTGTCACACTGGAATAGTTATTCAATATAATTCTTCTTCAAAAATTGTAACAACCATTGAAGGAAATTCTCGCGATGCAATACGATCTAATACCTATAACTTAACTGATAGTTATATACTTGGATATGGTATCTGGTCAGGTTCTAATACTAATCCTAGTCCTAGTCCAACCCCTGATCCAAATCCAGTCACTTTATTAAGACTTGGAAGCCAAGGAGAAGCTGTACGTAATCTACAAACTATATTAATATCTAAAGGATATAATTGTGGTGCTTCTGGGGCAGATGGAGACTTTGGGCAAGCTACTTACAATGCTGTTATTAGATTTCAAGCTGACCATGGTTTGGAACAAGATGGTATTGTGGGCCCAAAAACTTGGAATGCTTTGAATAACACAACCGCAGGTGGAACCCCTGTATTAAGAAAAGGAAGCACTGGGGCAGATGTTGTGAAATTGCAGAAAGCTCTTATTGCAAGAGGATATAGCTGCGGTGCTTCTGGTGCAGACGGAGACTTTGGGCAAGGTACCTACAACGCTGTTATTAAATTTCAAGCTGACCATGGTTTAGATCAAGATGGTATTGTAGGGCCACAAACTTGGAATGCTTTAAGTAACACATCTGGTGATGGTTCAACCCTATTAAGAAAAGGAGATAGAGGGGATGGTGTAGTTGCTTTGCAAAAAGCCCTTATAGCTAAAGGATATAGTTGTGGTACTTCTGGCGCAGATGGAATCTTTGGTGACGGTACCTACAATGCTGTTATTAGATTTCAAGCAAATAATGGTCTAGATCAAGATGGTATAGTAGGCCCTGCTACATGGAGAGCTTTAAATAACTAA